The Candidatus Methylacidiphilales bacterium genome includes a region encoding these proteins:
- the argJ gene encoding bifunctional glutamate N-acetyltransferase/amino-acid acetyltransferase ArgJ, with product MPRQSIDTLLFATEYANIKIANLTKDDLLLVQIPKGSTVCQVLTTNALKAAPVLVAKQHLSKNKHPAYLLFNSGNANAATGKRGIEDCFTICAEVATLLGIHPHLILPYSTGVIGESMPLERILPKLPSLVSKLGKASIEQAATAIMTTDTYPKHLSVHETVDRHPTLIQAFAKGAGMIHPNMATLLGCISVQANCSLPILKKIFKNAIKNTFNRITIDGDTSTNDSFVCVAIPHPTLTISTKKQQVELESILTTHLNTLAMDIVRDGEGATLIITIKIHKAKNYRQAELVAQSIALSPLVKTAMHARDPNWGRIAAAIGKADQSIKMDKVSIAVNSIICFSRGERDTKYQEHILKEKIAQGDICIDVYLNQGNASFSYQTCDLSAEYVRINADYRT from the coding sequence ATGCCACGGCAAAGTATAGATACATTATTGTTTGCAACTGAATACGCAAATATAAAAATCGCTAATCTCACTAAGGATGATTTGCTTCTGGTTCAAATTCCAAAAGGAAGCACTGTTTGTCAAGTATTAACGACTAATGCCCTAAAGGCAGCGCCCGTGCTTGTGGCAAAACAGCATTTAAGTAAAAATAAACACCCAGCGTACTTACTCTTTAATTCAGGAAACGCCAATGCTGCAACTGGTAAACGAGGAATTGAAGATTGCTTTACCATATGTGCAGAAGTGGCTACTTTACTTGGCATTCACCCCCATTTAATTTTACCGTACTCCACTGGCGTTATCGGTGAGTCAATGCCACTTGAGCGAATTCTTCCCAAACTTCCATCTCTTGTTTCAAAGCTAGGCAAGGCATCAATAGAACAGGCAGCTACTGCAATTATGACAACTGATACTTATCCAAAACATCTTTCTGTGCATGAAACTGTAGATCGTCATCCTACCTTAATCCAAGCGTTTGCGAAAGGCGCAGGAATGATACATCCGAATATGGCAACTTTACTTGGATGCATCTCGGTGCAAGCAAATTGTAGTTTACCAATCTTAAAAAAGATATTCAAAAATGCAATTAAAAATACTTTTAATAGAATAACTATTGACGGTGACACTTCAACAAATGATAGTTTTGTTTGTGTGGCCATCCCACACCCAACGCTTACCATATCAACTAAAAAACAGCAAGTGGAACTTGAATCAATTCTTACCACTCATCTAAACACACTTGCCATGGATATTGTCAGAGATGGGGAAGGGGCTACACTCATCATTACCATTAAAATACACAAAGCAAAAAATTATAGACAAGCCGAACTCGTGGCTCAGAGTATTGCGCTTTCACCATTAGTTAAAACAGCAATGCATGCTAGAGATCCTAATTGGGGTAGAATTGCGGCTGCCATAGGTAAAGCTGACCAGTCAATTAAAATGGACAAGGTCTCTATTGCGGTTAATTCTATCATTTGTTTTTCTAGGGGTGAAAGAGATACAAAATATCAAGAACATATTCTAAAAGAGAAAATAGCCCAAGGAGATATTTGTATTGATGTGTACCTTAATCAAGGAAACGCATCATTCTCTTATCAAACCTGTGACTTAAGCGCTGAGTATGTTCGAATCAATGCTGATTATAGAACTTAA
- the secA gene encoding preprotein translocase subunit SecA → MFRTILSLFLLNRNQRQIKRYQAIAEKIDERGKSLLQISDDALKQLFQDTRANIQQGATLESQMVEVFAIVREASTRVLGMRHFIVQLIGGIALHEGNIGEMKTGEGKTLTATLPAALNALTGKGVHIVTVNDYLATRDANWMGKLFTFLGFSVSSLTTSLSDQERKLAYQSDILYAVNNELGFDYLRDNMKLFREHQVQRPFNYAIIDEVDSVLIDEARTPLIISGQTNEPSELYTTANQLVKHFVRQENEEDVEGDYFADEKSKRVHLSDAGHAKAELLYQKNGVLAENENLYFQHNLHLIHHLESALCAHAHYVKDTDYVVQNQKVILVDEFTGRLMHGRRLSHGLHQAIEAKELVPILPNSQTLASITFQNFFKNYPKLAGMTGTADTEAQELYEIYSLEVVVIPTNKAMIRKDLPDLVFLDKKSKYQAIVNDVFELYQKGQPVLVGTASIETSEELSILFKQKSIPHEVLNAKKHDREAIIIAQAGRLKAVTIATNMAGRGTDIILGGNPSLLQDNQLPEVNWQEQHNAVVGLGGLHIIGSERHESRRVDNQLRGRSGRQGDPGTSRFYLSLEDNLLRIFASENVSKLMQWIGFQPGQSIEHPLLSKTIESAQRKVEVHNFQLRKNLLEYDTISNDQRKVIYGQRSAVLEKQNLEQLIEDIVNGVIDQLISSYAPETLSIEDWHLASLEQVLEQQFFIKASFVTIMQEESFVSIRDTVTKLFNNEMQKKRESFGQEQYQNLLRQIMLIILDKYWKDHLINLEELMRGIHLRGYASKNPKHEYKREAFELFVKLLEQMRFEIVGVLMQPIIKHEQLEEINTSQLQTTHQEASLTESPKSIEEVKKISPIVSGDKVQRNDPCPCGSGLKYKKCHGKV, encoded by the coding sequence ATGTTTCGTACAATTCTCTCTTTATTCTTATTAAATAGAAACCAACGTCAAATCAAACGCTATCAGGCTATTGCGGAAAAAATAGATGAACGGGGTAAATCGCTACTACAGATCTCAGATGATGCTTTAAAACAACTGTTCCAAGATACGCGTGCCAATATTCAACAAGGGGCTACTTTAGAATCTCAAATGGTGGAAGTATTTGCTATTGTTAGAGAGGCAAGTACTCGTGTTTTGGGAATGAGGCATTTTATCGTCCAACTTATTGGTGGTATCGCACTCCATGAAGGGAATATTGGAGAAATGAAAACTGGTGAAGGTAAAACTTTAACCGCCACACTTCCAGCAGCATTAAATGCCTTGACCGGAAAGGGGGTACATATCGTCACGGTTAATGACTATTTAGCAACTCGTGATGCAAATTGGATGGGAAAACTATTTACCTTTTTAGGATTTTCAGTGTCATCTCTTACCACATCTTTAAGTGACCAAGAAAGAAAGTTAGCTTACCAATCAGATATTTTGTATGCAGTTAATAATGAGTTAGGATTTGATTATCTTAGGGATAATATGAAATTATTTCGAGAACACCAAGTGCAAAGACCATTTAATTATGCAATTATTGATGAAGTAGATTCTGTGTTAATAGACGAAGCAAGAACCCCTTTAATTATATCAGGACAAACGAACGAACCTAGTGAATTATACACTACCGCAAATCAATTGGTCAAGCACTTTGTGAGACAGGAAAATGAAGAAGATGTGGAAGGTGATTATTTCGCAGATGAAAAATCAAAAAGAGTACATTTGAGTGATGCTGGACACGCTAAAGCAGAGTTGCTCTATCAAAAAAATGGTGTATTAGCAGAAAATGAGAATTTATATTTTCAACACAATCTACATTTAATCCATCACTTAGAATCTGCACTTTGCGCCCATGCTCATTATGTTAAAGATACAGATTATGTTGTGCAGAATCAAAAAGTTATTCTCGTTGACGAATTTACTGGAAGGTTGATGCATGGCAGAAGACTGTCGCACGGACTTCATCAAGCTATTGAAGCAAAAGAGCTGGTACCAATCTTACCAAATTCACAAACGTTAGCCTCAATAACGTTTCAAAACTTTTTTAAAAATTATCCAAAATTAGCAGGTATGACAGGAACTGCTGACACGGAAGCACAGGAATTATATGAAATTTATTCTTTAGAAGTCGTGGTAATTCCTACTAATAAAGCGATGATTAGAAAAGACTTACCTGATTTAGTTTTTTTAGACAAGAAAAGTAAATACCAAGCAATTGTAAACGATGTATTTGAGCTGTACCAAAAAGGCCAACCTGTCTTAGTTGGAACTGCAAGCATAGAAACCTCTGAAGAATTATCAATACTCTTTAAGCAAAAGTCAATTCCACATGAAGTGCTTAATGCAAAAAAACACGATCGTGAGGCAATAATAATTGCACAGGCAGGTAGACTTAAAGCTGTAACTATTGCTACCAATATGGCAGGGAGAGGGACTGACATAATCCTTGGTGGAAACCCATCACTACTGCAAGATAACCAGTTGCCCGAAGTTAACTGGCAAGAACAACATAATGCTGTGGTTGGTTTGGGCGGGCTTCATATTATTGGAAGCGAGCGCCATGAGTCAAGAAGAGTAGATAATCAACTTCGCGGTCGTTCCGGACGCCAGGGAGACCCTGGCACTTCTAGATTTTATTTATCACTTGAAGATAATTTACTGAGAATATTTGCTTCAGAAAATGTCAGTAAATTAATGCAGTGGATTGGTTTCCAACCAGGACAATCCATCGAACACCCTTTACTTTCCAAGACAATTGAATCGGCACAAAGAAAAGTTGAAGTACATAATTTTCAATTAAGAAAAAATTTACTTGAGTATGATACGATTTCTAATGATCAAAGAAAGGTTATTTATGGACAGCGAAGTGCGGTATTAGAAAAACAAAACCTTGAGCAATTAATTGAAGATATAGTTAATGGTGTTATTGATCAATTAATTTCTTCATATGCCCCTGAAACATTGTCAATTGAAGATTGGCATCTGGCATCATTAGAACAAGTTTTAGAGCAACAATTTTTTATTAAAGCATCATTTGTTACCATTATGCAAGAAGAGTCATTCGTATCCATTCGAGACACAGTTACGAAATTATTTAATAATGAAATGCAAAAAAAACGAGAATCTTTTGGCCAGGAGCAATATCAAAACCTGCTTAGACAAATTATGCTCATTATTCTTGATAAATATTGGAAAGATCATCTTATTAATTTAGAAGAGCTTATGAGAGGTATTCACCTTAGAGGTTATGCTTCTAAAAATCCTAAACATGAATACAAAAGAGAAGCATTTGAATTATTTGTAAAGTTACTTGAGCAGATGCGATTTGAAATTGTAGGGGTCTTAATGCAACCTATCATCAAACATGAGCAGCTTGAGGAAATTAATACTAGTCAATTACAAACTACCCATCAAGAGGCCTCACTAACTGAATCACCTAAATCTATCGAAGAAGTTAAAAAAATATCTCCTATTGTTTCTGGAGATAAAGTGCAAAGGAACGATCCTTGTCCCTGTGGTTCGGGTCTAAAGTATAAAAAATGCCACGGCAAAGTATAG
- a CDS encoding M23 family metallopeptidase, which yields MNIVISFSLFGRPRAIAIGGRRFHVVALIASLLLLVLGGGIGYSVSQYFSPYSHLIELWTNELNQQKEILQQLTWETDTRVESLATELGRLHYEVSKLDSITVKLSTAALLDVKAFIKEKELNYPKDIMRFSLANNSKIKYQIIDLDQLYQTVEKRIDAKSQELYFLYSLLQQRKVTNATIPTGYPIKNGYITSYYGMRLHPLSGQFEFHSGVDIGSTEIDGEVFATASGIVTSVGYQGGYGNLIEIDHGNGLRTRYAHNQKIYVPNGTVVYRGQPIAKLGSTGDSTGPHVHYEIVKDNQSINPLNYILR from the coding sequence ATGAATATTGTAATTTCTTTTTCTTTATTTGGACGACCTAGAGCGATAGCGATTGGTGGTCGTAGATTTCATGTTGTAGCTTTAATAGCGTCATTACTGTTACTTGTACTTGGAGGGGGGATTGGCTATTCAGTAAGCCAATATTTTTCACCATATTCGCATTTAATTGAATTATGGACAAATGAATTAAACCAACAAAAAGAAATCCTACAACAACTTACATGGGAAACAGATACGAGGGTGGAAAGTCTTGCCACCGAATTAGGTAGGCTTCATTACGAAGTTTCTAAGCTTGATTCAATTACGGTTAAACTTTCAACTGCTGCCTTACTTGATGTAAAAGCATTTATAAAAGAAAAAGAATTAAATTACCCAAAAGATATAATGCGTTTCTCTCTAGCTAATAATTCAAAAATAAAATATCAAATCATTGATCTAGACCAGCTTTACCAAACAGTAGAAAAGAGAATTGATGCTAAATCTCAGGAATTGTATTTTTTATATAGTTTGTTGCAACAACGAAAAGTTACTAACGCAACAATACCAACCGGTTACCCAATAAAAAATGGTTATATTACCTCATACTATGGCATGAGACTTCATCCACTTTCAGGACAGTTTGAATTTCATAGTGGTGTGGATATTGGATCTACAGAAATAGACGGAGAAGTATTTGCGACAGCATCAGGAATTGTAACTAGTGTCGGTTATCAGGGAGGGTATGGAAACTTGATTGAGATTGATCATGGAAATGGATTGCGAACTAGGTATGCACATAACCAAAAAATATATGTTCCTAATGGAACAGTAGTGTACCGCGGTCAACCAATTGCTAAATTAGGAAGCACTGGAGATTCTACTGGACCACATGTACATTATGAAATAGTTAAAGATAATCAATCTATAAATCCGTTAAACTATATACTTCGCTAA
- the lpxC gene encoding UDP-3-O-acyl-N-acetylglucosamine deacetylase: MIKQKTIKHSVSIRGVGLHSGKPVEVTFHPAPCDYGIVFRRVDMPQPNEIPAKFDQVSTTDLATKLTFGNSSVATVEHLLSAFVGLSLDNVLVELTSEEVPILDGSSLLFIQLLQAAGIEEQSKAKNFIKITKTCKVGTEDSWASLEPFDGFCVKFTIEFNHPVFKNGPQWIEFHVNTIAYAKEISSARTFGFMSDLEKLRAKNLAQGGGLANAVVLDDSKVINKEGLRFDDEMVRHKVLDAIGDLFLIGGTLVGKFSGYKSGHKLTNELLRKIHTENAWETVTLS, from the coding sequence ATGATAAAACAGAAAACCATTAAGCACAGTGTTTCAATCAGAGGTGTTGGCTTGCATAGTGGTAAACCTGTAGAGGTTACTTTTCATCCAGCTCCTTGTGATTATGGAATTGTCTTTAGGCGGGTAGATATGCCTCAACCTAATGAAATTCCCGCTAAGTTTGATCAAGTTAGCACTACTGATTTAGCGACAAAGTTAACATTTGGTAACTCTTCTGTGGCAACCGTAGAGCATCTTTTGTCTGCTTTTGTTGGGCTGTCATTGGATAATGTATTAGTTGAGTTAACATCTGAAGAGGTGCCAATCTTAGATGGAAGCTCTTTGTTGTTTATACAATTACTTCAAGCTGCTGGAATAGAGGAGCAATCAAAAGCAAAAAATTTTATCAAAATTACCAAGACCTGTAAGGTAGGAACTGAAGATTCTTGGGCTAGTTTAGAGCCATTTGATGGATTTTGTGTAAAATTTACCATTGAGTTTAATCACCCAGTTTTTAAAAATGGACCACAATGGATAGAGTTTCATGTTAATACTATTGCCTACGCAAAAGAAATTTCAAGTGCAAGAACTTTCGGGTTTATGAGTGATTTAGAAAAATTAAGAGCAAAAAATCTAGCACAGGGCGGTGGATTAGCAAATGCAGTGGTTCTTGATGATAGCAAAGTAATAAATAAAGAAGGTTTACGTTTTGATGATGAAATGGTTCGTCACAAAGTTCTAGATGCTATTGGAGATTTGTTTTTAATTGGAGGCACCCTGGTTGGAAAATTTAGTGGCTATAAGTCCGGACATAAACTTACTAACGAATTACTACGAAAAATACACACTGAAAACGCATGGGAAACTGTAACCTTATCTTGA
- the ftsZ gene encoding cell division protein FtsZ: protein MFEYVQDEKIVARIKIAGIGGAGGNAILHMIKRKLQGVRFLSINTDKQVLMNCSHPTLQIGAKLTKGFGAGANPEVGKNAAEEDVEAIRKELADVDMLFISAGMGGGTGTGASPIVASVAREIGILTVAVVTTPFSYEGAKRSAIAEQGIHELEKVVDSIIIIPNDKLLLVFGGNHTWKEARESSNEVLYGAVRGIADLVTCVGMINIDFADLRSVMSAKGRAIMGTGSASGQGRARKATEQAITCPLLDHSSLQEAKGLLVNITSDDSITMDEMTEIGTMTKSIAQEDDQTVIVIGHVEDQSLQGEIRVSVVATGLKYYKSSIKQQPEAIPVQKTVVEVVQNQQPPEEDLMDDSKTQDAIPVLNNPVETFNLKSPDPISKPQNKKPTSRLLGVSTDSETKERSVTSKHDKVDLNMPTFLRNQAN, encoded by the coding sequence ATGTTTGAATATGTACAAGATGAAAAAATAGTCGCACGGATCAAAATTGCAGGTATTGGTGGTGCGGGTGGTAATGCAATACTGCATATGATCAAGAGAAAATTGCAAGGAGTGCGCTTCCTGTCAATTAATACTGATAAACAAGTGTTAATGAATTGCAGCCATCCAACGCTACAAATTGGTGCTAAATTAACTAAGGGATTTGGTGCAGGTGCAAATCCAGAGGTGGGTAAGAATGCAGCAGAAGAGGATGTTGAAGCTATACGAAAAGAGTTAGCTGATGTAGATATGTTATTTATATCAGCTGGTATGGGTGGAGGTACTGGTACAGGTGCGTCACCCATTGTTGCTTCAGTTGCACGAGAAATAGGAATACTCACTGTGGCTGTTGTAACTACACCCTTTAGTTATGAAGGAGCAAAACGATCTGCTATAGCGGAACAAGGAATCCACGAGCTTGAAAAAGTAGTTGACTCAATTATTATTATCCCTAATGATAAATTGTTACTTGTGTTTGGAGGAAATCACACCTGGAAAGAAGCTAGAGAATCGTCTAACGAAGTGCTGTATGGCGCAGTTCGTGGAATAGCAGATTTAGTGACATGCGTTGGAATGATAAATATTGATTTTGCTGATTTACGTTCTGTAATGAGTGCAAAAGGAAGGGCAATAATGGGAACTGGAAGTGCGTCAGGTCAAGGTAGAGCAAGAAAAGCAACTGAACAAGCAATCACTTGTCCGCTCCTAGACCATTCTTCACTGCAGGAAGCAAAAGGTCTTTTAGTCAATATAACTTCAGATGATTCAATTACTATGGATGAAATGACGGAAATTGGCACAATGACAAAAAGTATTGCACAAGAAGATGATCAAACAGTGATAGTAATAGGCCATGTCGAAGACCAATCGTTACAAGGTGAAATTAGGGTAAGCGTTGTAGCTACAGGATTAAAATACTACAAATCATCAATCAAGCAGCAACCAGAGGCGATACCAGTACAAAAAACTGTTGTAGAAGTGGTGCAAAATCAACAGCCCCCTGAGGAGGATCTAATGGATGATAGTAAAACTCAAGATGCAATTCCAGTTTTAAATAATCCAGTTGAGACATTTAATTTAAAATCTCCTGACCCAATATCTAAACCTCAGAATAAGAAACCTACTTCTCGATTACTTGGTGTTTCCACAGATTCTGAGACAAAAGAGCGTAGCGTTACATCAAAGCATGATAAAGTAGACCTAAATATGCCAACTTTTTTGAGAAATCAGGCTAACTAG
- the ftsA gene encoding cell division protein FtsA produces the protein MVKKYERYIGVIDLGSYNLKCLIAKENDDTMLDIVGYSNTRSMGIEKGVIVDYVSAGIATRTALREAENMSGRSIDHLIIGLQGSHISTMLSNGSIKITNEIVSHNDIQSIMQSTLSYFNAHERVVLHNVPERFVLDNQEQYATKTPFGLTGKRMDVSTLIVSTSAQVYQTFSRCLNSIGAKNYSICALPITSALAIMNSDDKDLGVCVLDIGASITTVSLYSQGTLRHLSTVEYAGKSVTRDLAIALHISSVEAEQIKIKLSNNGMPPLDTLDDSEPCIELSTNKKVSIQFIYDIVNSRFREILELAYSDIKQSGYIDTIGSGVFLIGGSSVYYQLPNIVEDVFQMPAKNVLPVTSTILNPSSINNQFYMQTLGLLAYYQMDKNNSSIKNAEENKGIFAQLNSWFN, from the coding sequence ATGGTAAAAAAATATGAACGCTATATTGGAGTTATTGATCTTGGTTCATATAATCTCAAATGTCTTATTGCCAAAGAAAACGACGATACAATGCTAGATATTGTTGGTTATTCAAATACCCGTTCTATGGGCATTGAAAAAGGGGTTATCGTTGACTATGTTAGCGCAGGTATTGCAACTCGAACAGCACTTCGAGAAGCAGAAAATATGAGTGGGAGAAGTATTGATCACTTAATAATTGGTTTGCAAGGTTCACATATTTCTACTATGTTATCAAACGGGTCCATAAAAATTACCAATGAAATTGTTAGCCACAATGATATCCAATCAATTATGCAATCCACACTCTCATACTTTAATGCCCATGAACGAGTCGTGTTACATAATGTTCCAGAGCGTTTTGTTCTTGACAATCAGGAGCAATATGCTACCAAAACCCCTTTCGGATTAACTGGTAAACGTATGGATGTGTCAACGTTAATAGTTTCTACTTCTGCGCAAGTTTACCAAACCTTTTCTCGCTGTCTTAATTCAATCGGAGCTAAAAACTATTCTATTTGTGCTTTACCTATCACAAGTGCATTAGCAATAATGAATTCTGATGATAAAGATTTGGGAGTATGTGTGTTGGATATTGGAGCAAGTATAACTACCGTGTCACTTTATTCACAAGGCACATTACGACATTTATCAACAGTGGAATATGCGGGAAAATCTGTTACTCGTGATTTAGCAATTGCACTGCACATCTCAAGCGTTGAAGCTGAGCAAATTAAAATTAAATTATCAAATAATGGTATGCCACCCTTAGACACCCTTGATGATTCAGAACCATGTATTGAATTATCTACTAATAAGAAAGTATCTATACAATTTATATATGATATTGTAAATTCTAGATTTAGAGAAATATTAGAATTAGCGTATAGTGATATCAAACAAAGTGGTTATATTGATACGATTGGTAGCGGAGTATTTTTGATTGGTGGATCATCTGTATATTATCAACTACCAAATATAGTTGAGGATGTTTTCCAAATGCCAGCTAAAAATGTTTTACCAGTGACATCTACTATTTTAAATCCAAGTTCCATTAATAATCAATTTTATATGCAGACCCTTGGGTTATTAGCCTATTATCAAATGGATAAAAATAATTCCTCTATAAAAAATGCCGAAGAAAATAAAGGCATATTCGCTCAATTAAATTCATGGTTCAATTAA
- the murB gene encoding UDP-N-acetylmuramate dehydrogenase, whose product MHTNSPLNIAQRVKQGVKLSDYTWWNVGGIADYFYEPYSVEDLQEVLLSFNTNSICWIGLGSNVLIRDGGYRGLVIRTFPGLQEIRYEKQSTVTFYAGVTCAKASKWISSVELGGIEFLCGIPGTIGGALAMNAGAQGSAIWDYVVEVSCMQSVPPFSIHRFTPDDFTIGYRSVLHKNIKAPLWFLSATLLLPYQVPEKTMSIIKSHFQKRNTTQPIGTANSGCVFKNPEGSYAGKIIDQLGLKNMRVGDATVSNQHANFIINTGKATASDIEQLILKIQDYVKDKTGVTLELEIRIIGDSV is encoded by the coding sequence ATGCACACTAATTCACCATTGAACATAGCGCAGCGAGTCAAACAAGGTGTGAAATTGTCTGATTATACTTGGTGGAATGTGGGCGGTATTGCGGATTATTTTTACGAACCTTATTCTGTTGAAGACTTGCAAGAGGTGTTACTGAGCTTTAACACTAATTCAATTTGTTGGATTGGATTGGGTAGTAATGTGCTCATTCGTGATGGTGGTTACAGAGGTTTAGTTATTAGAACTTTTCCTGGTTTGCAAGAAATACGCTATGAAAAACAAAGTACGGTAACATTTTATGCTGGAGTAACTTGCGCGAAAGCTAGTAAGTGGATATCATCAGTTGAATTGGGTGGGATTGAGTTTTTATGTGGGATACCAGGTACTATAGGTGGCGCGCTAGCTATGAATGCAGGAGCACAGGGATCTGCGATTTGGGATTATGTTGTGGAGGTTTCTTGTATGCAATCAGTTCCACCATTTTCAATTCACCGCTTTACTCCTGACGATTTCACCATTGGCTACCGTTCTGTTTTGCATAAAAATATAAAAGCTCCTCTGTGGTTTTTATCTGCAACATTACTTTTACCATATCAAGTGCCGGAAAAAACCATGAGTATAATCAAGTCACATTTTCAGAAACGCAATACTACTCAGCCAATTGGAACTGCAAATAGTGGTTGTGTGTTCAAGAATCCTGAAGGTAGTTACGCAGGAAAAATAATTGATCAGCTTGGATTAAAAAATATGCGTGTAGGCGATGCAACTGTATCTAACCAACATGCTAATTTTATTATTAATACAGGTAAGGCAACCGCATCTGATATTGAACAATTAATTTTAAAAATTCAAGACTATGTGAAAGATAAAACTGGAGTTACACTTGAACTTGAAATTAGAATCATTGGGGACTCAGTATGA
- the murC gene encoding UDP-N-acetylmuramate--L-alanine ligase yields the protein MVKNNTSITRQTILTTLPMVKKIHFIGILGAGMSGLAEVMSNNGYQVTGSDIKDSADAKRLRELGIVVHIGHNFEHVIDTQVVVVSSAISQDNEELRFAQNHSIPIVPRAHILGELMRNTNSIAVAGSHGKTTTTSLIAHVFTQAGLEPSYVIGGRFMNSHANAKIGSGDYLIAEADESDCSFLHLLPFIAVITNIDNDHLSHYDFSMEKLKDAFVAFVHKLPFYGVAVICADDIHLLDLQKRFQRRVVSYGTHELAHVRLLTINSLDMQSKFTVSVFGQEHTFNLQLPGKHNISNALATIAVATMVGIPLESISNSLATFPGLRRRFQTHPPCKVLNGMVDILEDYAHHPKEIIATLDAAKSAFKNRRLVLVFQPHRFSRTKQLFNDFSIALRNADVLVITETYSASEPYDEAGSGKALFHVIQQSMQDKVHWCPTADDICDFIYTQSKSGDYILIFGAGDINKIIPTLQAKHAH from the coding sequence ATGGTAAAAAATAATACATCTATTACGCGTCAAACCATTTTAACGACTTTACCCATGGTAAAAAAAATTCATTTCATTGGGATTCTTGGGGCTGGTATGAGCGGGCTTGCAGAGGTCATGAGCAATAATGGATATCAAGTAACTGGTTCTGATATTAAAGATTCTGCTGATGCAAAACGATTACGCGAATTGGGTATAGTGGTGCATATTGGCCATAATTTTGAACATGTAATAGACACTCAGGTTGTAGTTGTTTCATCAGCAATCAGCCAAGATAATGAGGAGCTTAGGTTTGCACAAAATCATTCAATACCTATAGTTCCCCGAGCGCACATTTTAGGAGAGCTCATGCGAAATACGAATAGTATTGCAGTTGCCGGTTCTCATGGTAAAACCACAACTACTAGTTTAATTGCGCATGTATTTACACAAGCAGGATTAGAGCCATCGTATGTAATCGGAGGGCGTTTTATGAACTCTCATGCTAATGCAAAAATTGGAAGTGGCGATTATTTAATTGCCGAGGCTGATGAAAGTGACTGCTCTTTTTTGCATTTATTACCATTCATTGCAGTCATTACAAATATTGATAACGACCACCTCTCTCATTATGACTTTAGCATGGAAAAATTAAAAGATGCTTTTGTTGCTTTTGTTCATAAACTACCTTTTTATGGTGTCGCTGTGATTTGTGCGGATGATATACATCTATTAGATTTGCAAAAACGTTTTCAACGCAGAGTAGTTTCATATGGAACTCATGAGCTTGCTCATGTACGATTACTTACTATTAATTCTCTGGACATGCAATCAAAATTTACTGTTTCGGTCTTTGGGCAAGAACATACGTTTAATCTACAACTACCTGGCAAGCATAATATAAGTAACGCCCTCGCAACTATTGCAGTTGCTACCATGGTAGGGATACCGTTAGAAAGTATTTCAAATAGCCTTGCAACATTTCCTGGATTACGAAGGAGATTTCAAACTCATCCACCTTGCAAAGTTTTAAATGGAATGGTTGATATTTTAGAAGATTATGCCCATCACCCTAAAGAAATTATCGCAACATTAGATGCGGCAAAATCAGCATTCAAGAACCGAAGATTAGTGTTAGTGTTTCAACCGCATCGGTTTTCAAGAACAAAACAATTATTCAATGATTTTTCTATAGCATTAAGAAATGCTGACGTGCTTGTCATTACTGAAACCTATAGTGCCAGTGAGCCTTATGATGAGGCAGGAAGTGGAAAAGCTTTGTTCCATGTCATCCAACAATCTATGCAAGATAAAGTCCATTGGTGTCCTACCGCTGATGATATATGTGATTTCATTTATACCCAGTCCAAATCTGGAGATTATATTCTTATATTTGGAGCAGGTGATATTAATAAAATAATTCCAACACTGCAGGCTAAACATGCACACTAA